The Bradysia coprophila strain Holo2 unplaced genomic scaffold, BU_Bcop_v1 contig_151, whole genome shotgun sequence genome contains a region encoding:
- the LOC119074581 gene encoding myosin-3-like, translating to MNFETLATIAAILLCPVELNATQNGGKRDFDKLERGRHWNGRNEGKHRSTSPGSSSSHFDRGGREESTETFFPNEGSAGQTTTTKTITTSSTSSATLIGGEIIGTSKEKVVLGGHDYICDCSGCVQHTYELTDDDLSFVNITVIATVHTDVQVQNCGILLTKLRNDYEQLTNKVITVDSFISALTKEKNSVVSDLKKCRGKNALITDDLLKVTTELKNVKKKLQDTIDDSAKLKTQWVSVTADSEKWKTKSDSLEIDLKRALDSNGLLTITVNEYSTTIANLRSTINEITIKNNMCGNDSNEWKRKWETENSKVVTNEKRIKELEATNNDLTSRITKLTIDLTSCRNGNAQNDKEINKLKDTVTDLTKQLSKCTVDLGSCNDVLNRVTNEFNADKLQDVEAAKLRAKIELELGECVNRKKEVEQNLETERKAVDKCKAEVVTMRNECSTRYKKFEDDIIVLKSNNQISIDKCQATLKSEIDINVNSRTEITVLKNQITDFETKLSVSIKNSEDWQKRNQFCEDDSINLKQKIESLQTNVADVNQHLTTCVTNANSLQIDITSCQSKRDVCTDDLERTKKKLVDSELVIVNLNINVSSLETARKTCQTELSTLRCDVDQYLRNTKSAQEKVNVAVLQVLSFLDTDKKFLGDFIDSHDTTCKI from the exons ATGAATTTTGAAACCTTAGCAACTATTGCAGCCATTCTCCTCTGCCCAGTG gaaCTCAATGCAACACAGAATGGTGGCAAGCGCGACTTTGATAAACTTGAGCGTGGTAGACACTGGAATGGTAGAAACGAAGGCAAACACAGATCTACCTCACCGGGATCATCATCCAGTCATTTTGACAGAGGTGGTCGAGAAGAATcaacagaaacattttttccaaatgaaGGCTCTGCGGGACAAACTACTACGACTAAAACaatcaccacatcatcaacaTCATCGGCCACTCTAATCGGAGGTGAAATAATTGGTACATCGAAAGAGAAGGTAGTACTCGGTGGTCATGATTACATCTGTGATTGCAGTGGTTGTGTCCAACATACATATGAATTAACAGATGACGACCTAAGTTTTGTTAATATTACGGTGATCGCCACTGTCCATACGGATGTTCAAGTTCAAAATTGTGGGATACTGTTGACGAAACTAAGAAACGACTATGAGCAACTCACTAATAAGGTGATAACAGTTGATTCGTTCATCTCAGCGTTaacgaaagaaaagaattCCGTTGTGAGTGATCTGAAAAAGTGTCGCGGAAAAAATGCTCTCATCACCGACGACCTTCTGAAAGTTACAAccgaattgaaaaatgtaaaaaagaaactaCAGGACACCATTGACGATAGCGCCAAACTGAAAACACAGTGGGTGTCAGTCACTGCTGACTCAGAAAAATGGAAGACAAAATCCGACAGCCTTGAGATCGATTTGAAAAGAGCATTGGATAGTAATGGGCTGTTAACAATCACAGTGAACGAATACTCAACGACCATAGCCAATCTTCGTTCAACGATTAATGAGATCACAATCAAAAACAATATGTGCGGTAACGACTCGAACGAATGGAAACGGAAATGGGAAACGGAAAATTCGAAGGTAGTGACGAACGAGAAAAGGATAAAGGAATTGGAAGCTACCAATAACGACCTCACATCCAGAATAACGAAACTGACCATCGACTTGACGAGCTGCAGGAATGGAAATGCACAAAACGACAAGGAGATCAATAAACTCAAGGACACAGTTACGGATTTGACGAAGCAATTGTCGAAATGCACCGTTGATTTGGGAAGCTGTAACGATGTGTTGAATCGTGTGACGAATGAATTTAACGCTGACAAACTGCAAGATGTCGAAGCGGCAAAACTTCGAGCCAAAATTGAACTGGAACTGGGCGAATGTGTTAACAGGAAGAAGGAAGTGGAACAGAATTTGGAAACGGAGAGAAAAGCTGTGGACAAATGCAAGGCTGAAGTTGTAACCATGCGAAACGAGTGTTCCACACGATACAAGAAATTTGAggacgacattatcgttttgAAATCAAATAACCAAATTTCCATCGACAAGTGCCAGGCAACTCTTAAATCAGAAATAGACATCAATGTCAACAGTCGAACCGAGATTACcgttttaaaaaatcaaatcaccGATTTTGAGACAAAGTTGTCcgtttccattaaaaattcGGAAGACTGGCAGAAACGGAACCAATTCTGCGAAGATGACTCAATCAATCTCAAACAAAAGATCGAATCTCTCCAGACAAATGTGGCCGATGTCAACCAGCATCTTACCACATGCGTAACTAACGCAAATTCACTGCAAATCGACATAACATCGTGCCAATCGAAACGGGACGTGTGTACCGATGACTTGGAACGAACTAAAAAGAAACTGGTCGACAGTGAGCTCGTCATTGTTAACTTGAATATTAATGTCAGTTCGCTGGAGACTGCTAGGAAAACTTGCCAAACTGAGCTATCGACATTACGTTGCGATGTCGATCAGTATCTGAGGAATACCAAGTCTGCGCAAGAGAAGGTCAATGTTGCTGTACTTCAAGTTCTGAGCTTTTTGGACACGGACAAGAAATTCTTAGGAGACTTCATTGACTCGCACGATACAACCTGCAAAATTTAG
- the LOC119074614 gene encoding uridine 5'-monophosphate synthase → MVANTSEKYANLAVKLFDINAFKFGDFKMKVGINSPVYFDLRVIISHPDVMDTVSELLVEFLNDKKTSCDHICGVPYTALPIASIVSVRDSKPMLIRRKEAKDYGTKKLIEGKYQSGDTCLIIEDVVTSGSSILETVKDLRREGIVVTDAIVMVDREQGGAKNIEENGIRMHSLFTLSQLLNILQAAGKIEETTVKAVAKYISTCQIKSDGSMVEPMTKAVNELNRTRMNFQTRADHAKCQVAKNLFRLMATKETNLCVAVDLTKASLILDLVEQIGPYICVLKTHVDVIEDFNENFVQSLAALATKHNFLILEDRKFADIGHTVSMQYSKGVYKISQWADLVTCHSLPGQGVIDGLKNGIGDYSNRGVFLLAEMSSKGNLTSEKYAKDTMELASDVRNSDFIAGIVCQTLGVVTNPGLIQLTPGVQISNTNDELSQQYNSPEKVIQEKGADIAVVGRGITNSANAAVAAKEYRDQLWTAYCDRIKTNDQ, encoded by the exons ATGGTTGCAAACACATCGGAAAAGTATGCGAACTTGGCAGTCAAGCTGTTCGACATAAATGCCTTTAAATTCGGCGATTTTAAGATGAAAGTGGGAATCAATTCACCGGTCTATTTTGACCTGCGTGTAATTATCAGCCATCCCGATGTTATG GACACCGTTTCGGAGTTGTTGgtcgaatttttgaatgacAAGAAGACGTCATGCGATCATATTTGCGGAGTTCCATACACCGCACTACCAATAGCCAGTATCGTTTCGGTACGTGACTCAAAACCAATGTTAATTCGACGAAAGGAAGCTAAAGATTATGGAACGAAGAAGTTGATTGAAGGCAAATATCAATCCGGTGACACATGTCTCATCATAGAGGACGTTGTCACATCGGGATCGAGCATTTTGGAAACTGTGAAAGATTTGAGACGAGAAG GCATTGTCGTTACTGACGCTATTGTTATGGTGGATCGTGAACAGGGCGGTGCTAAGAACATCGAAGAAAATGGCATCCGCATGCATTCGCTGTTTACTCTGTCACAGTTGCTGAATATTTTGCAAGCAGCTGGTAAAATTGAAGAGACTACAGTCAAGGCAGTCGCCAAATACATTTCCACCTGCCAGATTAAATCCGACGGATCGATGGTCGAACCGATGACGAAGGCGGTAAATGAATTAAATCGGACGAGAATGAATTTCCAAACCAGAGCCGATCATGCCAAGTGCCAGGTGGCAAAAAATCTATTCCGATTGATGGCAACAAAGGAAACTAATCTTTGCGTCGCTGTTGATTTGACGAAGGCCAGTTTGATTTTGGACCTAGTTGAGCAGATCGGCCCATACATCTGCGTCCTCAAAACTCATGTCGATGTCATTGAAGACTTCAACGAGAATTTCGTGCAATCTCTCGCTGCACTGGCGACAAAACACAATTTCTTGATATTGGAAGATCGGAAATTCGCCGACATCGGCCATACCGTTTCGATGCAATACTCGAAAGGTGTGTACAAGATATCGCAATGGGCTGATTTGGTAACATGCCATTCACTACCCGGTCAAGGTGTTATCGACGGGCTAAAGAATGGCATTGGTGACTATTCCAACAGAGGCGTTTTTCTATTGGCCGAGATGAGCTCAAAGGGTAATTTAACCAGTGAAAAGTATGCCAAGGATACCATGGAACTTGCATCGGACGTCAGGAATAGCGACTTCATTGCTGGTATTGTGTGCCAAACTCTCGGTGTGGTCACCAATCCGGGATTGATACAATTGACGCCTGGAGTGCAAATCAGTAACACCAACGACGAACTGTCGCAGCAGTACAATTCACCGGAGAAAGTAATCCAAGAGAAAGGCGCTGACATAGCTGTTGTTGGACGAGGTATTACGAATTCGGCAAATGCTGCCGTCGCGGCTAAAGAATACCGGGATCAATTGTGGACGGCTTATTGTGATCGAATCAAAACCAACGACCAGTAG
- the LOC119074645 gene encoding dynein regulatory complex protein 9 encodes MSNRFHHSSFHDRYKNYLRNSINCSMDIVSLTFSKVQSQIIAAIATELTEVLLILNHGKENFYRIPQHVTMPERYRYEYRDKQFDDQTLEPMEKALRRMTSVKLENEIELLRLVLIDLIDELHTSMSFTHLQTKINEFLRDARTEYDFIREFISNDNRVAELKLQLKQSKDSGEKMLKELNDEIMDVESRIYDIQIQNELKFCLVSKWENTRHQQANIILSKEVTKLMDSTNEYKVKIDREQLAINDIRNFLNFQIDDLSTQIDQWMERYVKEVQELDTEIGQVKDAIQDVKSKNEDITGRYDMRQSDIDEYREEQRILEEKRKFEEKQCNSAIRIQSWWRGVMVRMELGPYRPKKKNKKGGKKK; translated from the exons ATGTCCAACAGATTCCACCACTCGTCATTCCACGATCGATACAAAAATTACTTGAGAAATTCCATCAATTGTTCGATGGACATTGTTTCACTAACATTCTCTAAAGTGCAATCGCAAATAATTGCCGCCATCGCTACAGAACTCACCGAAGTTTTACTGATTTTGAACCACGGAAAAGAGAATTTCTATCGAATCCCGCAACATGTTACAATGCCAGAACGTTATCGTTACGAGTATCGCGATAAGCAGTTTGACGACCAAACACTCGAACCTATGGAAAAGGCTCTGCGGCGTATGACTTCGgttaaattagaaaatgaaat TGAACTACTTCGTTTGGTACTGATTGACCTGATCGATGAACTACATACGTCGATGTCTTTCACGCACTTACAGACCAAaatcaatgaatttcttcGAGATGCAAGGACCGAGTATGATTTCATTCGAGAATTTATTTCCAATGACAATCGAGTGGCTGAGTTGAAATTACAACTGAAACAGAGCAAGGACAGTGGCGAGAAGATGCTGAAAGAATTGAATGATGAAATAATGGACGTGGAATCGCGTATCTAC GACATTCAAATACAGAAcgagttgaaattttgtttagtttCGAAATGGGAAAATACAAGACATCAGCAGGCGAACATAATCTTGAGTAAAGAAGTAACGAAATTGATGGATTCCACGAATGAGTACAAAGTGAAAATCGATCGGGAACAGCTTGCCATTAACGACATTCGAA atttcttaaattttcaaatcgatGACTTGTCAACACAGATTGACCAGTGGATGGAACGGTATGTGAAAGAAGTGCAAGAATTGGACACCGAAATCGGTCAAGTCAAAGATGCCATTCAAGATGTGAAATCGAAAAACGAAGACATTACCGGCAGGTATGATATGCGACAAAGCGACATCGATGAGTACCGGGAAGAACAGcgtattttggaagagaaacGGAAATTTGAGGAGAAACAGTGCAACTCGGCTATTCGAATTCAG TCATGGTGGCGCGGTGTCATGGTAAGAATGGAGCTGGGACCATATCGcccgaagaagaagaataaaaagGGAGGCAAAAAGAAATAA
- the LOC119074617 gene encoding uncharacterized protein LOC119074617 — protein MALINNLADTPNKRKRRESKYDDSVDYYSNPNRLLANKENNYMGMEVKSIAQMIADKTIENPFEVIRKPPKKKKKSDIEDSCFVNPALNINGPETVLNPFEVIRQPTVVKDDLCFINSGLNIRIPDKACPAGNAYEISRSGNGIENPALDLKQSTPRAIAVPFTPNMGCRINFSDIPLESLTPCSLLTKKLVLESPKLPLTPKRSMKASVELSAISEELNIGEELDCYQLELENSINEAKVDKNKQTNDKNLMDLKHKTTFARRLELSEQQYELEKESVTADVTPIPEDLPKTVPIECENRDVVFEEVNETSDDEFEFKNPAPFVRTYRRSTRKPSNASVKSNEKTSNEPKEKSSGFRNSIRQSIRKLIAPNSVKATSQPTPSLDEPSGSVFTTLRQSFRRKAASSKTSLIDDNQGSLHDVSVLMDVDRKVYKQTAQEMTSDDALNSFGRKKSLRSSFRDTTKDVRRHVMKSVFKKNVEDYRF, from the exons ATGGCTTTAATAAACAACTTGGCCGACACACCAAACAAGCGGAAACGACGTGAGTCCAAGTACGATGACTCGGTGGATTATTATAGCAATCCCAACCGTTTGTTGGCAAACAAAGAGAACAACTACATGGGCATGGAAGTAAAGTCCATTGCCCAGATGATAGCCGACAAAACCATCGAGAATCCATTCGAAGTGATACGCAAACCaccgaaaaagaagaaaaagtccGACATCGAAGACAGCTGCTTCGTGAATCCAGCGTTGAATATAAACGGACCGGAAACTGTGCTCAATCCCTTTGAAGTCATACGTCAGCCAACCGTGGTCAAAGACGATCTGTGTTTCATCAATTCCGGATTGAATATTCGGATACCGGATAAGGCATGTCCAGCCGGTAATGCATATGAGATTAGTAGAAGCGGAAATG GAATCGAGAATCCTGCTCTCGACCTGAAACAATCAACACCTCGAGCAATAGCTGTACCATTCACACCAAATATGGGCTGTCGCATCAATTTCAGTGACATCCCTTTGGAATCACTAACGCCCTGTTCGTTGCTTACAAAGAAATTAGTCCTCGAATCGCCAAAATTACCGCTTACACCGAAACGCTCGATGAAAGCGTCCGTTGAATTGTCAGCAATCAGCGAGGAATTAAATATTGGCGAGGAGCTAGACTGCTACCAATTGGAATTAGAAAACAGCATCAATGAGGCTAAGGTCGACAAGAACAAACAAACGAACGACAAGAATTTGATGGATTTGAAGCACAAAACCACTTTCGCTCGAAGATTGGAACTATCGGAACAGCAGTACGAATTGGAAAAGGAATCAGTTACAGCCGATGTCACACCGATTCCGGAGGATCTCCCAAAAACTGTGCCAATTGAATGCGAAAATCGTGACGTTGTATTCGAAGAGGTCAACGAAACCAGCGACGACgaatttgaattcaaaaatCCGGCACCATTCGTCCGAACCTATCGCCGAAGCACTCGTAAGCCATCTAATGCTAGCGTTAAATCCAATGAAAAAACATCAAACGAACCAAAGGAGAAATCGTCCGGATTCCGTAACTCGATCCGTCAAAGCATTCGCAAATTGATTGCTCCCAATTCGGTCAAGGCGACATCCCAGCCAACACCCAGCTTGGATGAGCCATCCGGAAGTGTGTTCACAACGCTTCGCCAGAGCTTCCGCAGAAAAGCAGCATCGAGCAAGACATCGTTAATTGATGACAATCAGGGCAGCCTTCATGATGTGTCGGTATTGATGGATGTCGATCGGAAAGTTTACAAACAAACTGCGCAAGAAATGACCAGTGACGATGCGTTGAACAGTTTCGGAAGGAAGAAATCGTTGCGTAGCAGTTTTCGTGACACTACCAAAGATGTGCGACGTCATGTGATGAAATCAGTGTTCAAGAAAAATGTCGAGGATTATCGTTTTTGA
- the LOC119074683 gene encoding eukaryotic translation initiation factor 5B-like has product MLSNNAAGLLESRETHSTKYLAFFFTEPGLTHDTRPWVYDFAIVVVDILLGLQLQTIESIRVFERMQTPFIVVLNKLDKLSNWQITSEKDVQDALENQTEATRMEFVKLVRTLVRNFRIVERDACLHYNALSPDSCINLVPTSAKTSEGMENLLHLLLKSCQRSSVAQRLRNREALLTNVYRKDFIDGVGSSDDCVPYNPKIQKVKDVHSIN; this is encoded by the exons ATGTTATCAAATAACGCTGCAGGATTGTTAGAGAG TCGCGAAACACACAGTACAAAATACCTGGCCTTCTTTTTTACCGAACCTGGCCTTACCCATGATACAAGACCATGGGTTTATGATTTCGCGATTGTAGTTGTTGACATCTTACTCGGCCTGCAACTACAAACAATAGAATCAATCAGAGTTTTCGAACGAATGCAAACTCCGTTCATTGtcgttttaaataaattagatAAGTTAAGCAACTGGCAAATAACATCCGAAAAAGATGTTCAAGATGCATTGGAAAATCAAACAGAAGCAACGAGGATGGAATTTGTCAAATTAGTACGAACATTGGTTCGTAATTTTCGTATAGTAGAACGAGATGCTTGCTTGCATTACAATGCCTTGTCTCCGGATTCGTGTATAAATCTTGTACCAACTTCAGCCAAAACTAGTGAAGGCATGGAAAATCTGCTGCATTTG CTTCTAAAATCTTGCCAAAGGTCCAGTGTGGCACAGCGACTGAGAAACCGCGAAGCATTGTTAACAAATGTCTATAGGAAAGATTTCATTGATGGCGTTGGATCATCAGATGACTGTGTTCCGTACAATCCAAAGATACAGAAGGTGAAAGACGTTCACAGTATTAATTGA
- the LOC119074618 gene encoding prenylcysteine oxidase 1-like — translation MFRSYVSKLVVAAIILSQVAYSQQDNVKIAIIGGGIGGTSCAYYLNEMFEEEADIHIYEGSEIGGRLATATMGDKKEYETGGSIIHERNRYMSDFVRDLGLERRSLPPDARLGLYNGKTFYFVESDYSFMNIIKMLWRYGFDTIRLQSFVEKMLDKFDRIYDLQKEGHTFENVHDLLAAMDPTFPNYLNVTVHDAFVNDEGLSESIVNELVQASLRCNYGQTINVHEFVGSVSMAGMSGKLWNVHEGNRRVPERLLVESKAKLIEDYVTSVVNNQTKYTLSTTTASDTYDYVVIATPLSQNQRIPLQFNNFTVPIAGLGEYHRTVSTLVVGTLKKSKFPEFADGSSAIILNTNDDDFFNSIGNIQAIDGQMGHNVWKVFSKKPLTDNEIEELFENHTEVKVVDWLAYPRYVLPYQARSFTLAPRLYHINAIEWAASAMEMSCIGAKNVALLIRQNSGKIEVPPATKGPHMEL, via the exons ATGTTTCGCTCGTATGTAAGCAAACTTGTTGTGGCTGCCATAATACTCAGTCAGGTAGCATATTCACAACAGGACAATGTAAAAATAG CAATAATTGGTGGAGGCATTGGCGGGACATCATGTGCATATTATCTGAATGAAATGTTTGAAGAGGAAGCGGATATTCACATCTATGAAGGAAGCGAAATTGGTGGTCGGCTTGCCACGGCTACAATGGGCGATAAGAAGGAATACGAAACTGGTGGTTCGATTATACACGAACGGAATAGGTATATGTCGGACTTTGTTAGGGACCTGG GTCTTGAACGCCGTTCGCTTCCACCAGATGCACGCCTTGGATTGTACAATGGAAAGACGTTTTATTTCGTTGAAAGTGATTACTCCTTCAtgaacataataaaaatgCTGTGGCGCTATGGATTCGATACGATAAGATTGCAGAGCTTCGTCGAAAAAATGCTGGACAAATTTGACAG GATCTACGATTTACAGAAAGAAGGTCACACATTCGAAAACGTTCATGATTTGTTGGCAGCAATGGATCCGACTTTCCCCAATTATTTGAATGTTACCGTACACGATGCGTTCGTAAATGACGAAGGATTATCGGAGAGTATTGTGAATGAATTGGTACAGGCGTCCTTACGGTGTAACTACGGTCAAACCATTAATGTCCATGAATTTGTTGGCTCTGTATCAATGGCTGGAATGAGTGGAAAATTGTGGAACGTGCACGAAGGTAATCGTCGAGTACCTGAACGATTATTAGTAGAATCAAAGGCTAAACTGATCGAAGACTACGTAACATCGGTGGTCAACAATCAAACCAAATATACGTTGTCCACAACGACAGCTAGTGATACTTACGATTATGTTGTTATTGCCACACCACTGTCACAAAATCAACGGATTCCATTGCAATTTAACAATTTCACAGTACCAATTGCTGGACTCGGCGAATACCATCGAACGGTTAGCACGCTCGTTGTAGGAACATTGAAGAAAAGCAAATTCCCAGAGTTTGCTGATGGCAGTTCAGCGATTATACTCAATACGAATGACGACGATTTCTTCAATTCGATCGGTAACATACAGGCAATCGACGGTCAAATGGGTCACAATGTATGGAAGGTATTTTCCAAGAAACCATTAACCGACAACGAAATCGAGGAGCTATTTGAAAATCATACTGAGGTAAAAGTGGTTGACTGGTTGGCATATCCACGATATGTTTTACCATATCAGGCCAGATCGTTTACGTTAGCACCGCGACTCTATCACATTAACGCAATCGAGTGGGCTGCTAGTGCGATGGAAATGAGTTGCATAGGAGCCAAGAATGTTGCGCTGCTGATCAGACAGAATAGTGGCAAAATCGAAGTTCCTCCGGCGACGAAAGGACCCCATATGGAATTATGA